One Candidatus Desulfarcum epimagneticum genomic window carries:
- a CDS encoding conserved hypothetical protein (Evidence 4 : Unknown function but conserved in other organisms) — translation MTTKEKKSADDSKPDLTRMKVKFEIYGEEMIEKKVKSSGNSGRVYLPPNWVGSQVKIIRMN, via the coding sequence TTGACGACAAAAGAGAAAAAAAGCGCCGATGATTCCAAACCGGATTTGACAAGGATGAAAGTGAAGTTTGAAATCTATGGAGAGGAAATGATCGAAAAGAAAGTCAAATCCAGCGGAAACAGCGGGAGGGTGTACCTGCCCCCCAACTGGGTGGGCAGCCAGGTTAAAATCATCAGGATGAATTGA
- a CDS encoding conserved hypothetical protein (Evidence 4 : Unknown function but conserved in other organisms) — translation MSDKKPLFQTLWGAALLLAGLGVFYRTPQIMPKISEFETDSFELGFIRLCFYIMGVILVGGGIKKILANRKKILGRKD, via the coding sequence ATGTCCGACAAAAAACCTCTTTTTCAGACCCTTTGGGGCGCCGCCCTTTTGCTGGCGGGCCTTGGGGTGTTTTACCGCACCCCCCAGATCATGCCGAAGATATCAGAGTTTGAGACCGATTCCTTTGAGCTGGGGTTCATCCGACTGTGTTTTTATATCATGGGCGTGATACTGGTCGGGGGCGGGATCAAAAAGATCCTGGCCAACCGGAAAAAAATTCTGGGGCGAAAGGACTGA
- a CDS encoding Crotonyl-CoA hydratase, protein MAYQNIIFEMDGDVAFITFNRPKALNALNSALLGEFSQALDEISENEKARALVLTGSGDKAFVAGADIKEINTLDPLSAKLFAKKGQDIIARLGESPIPVIAAVNGFALGGGTEIALGCDFIYASQKAVFGLPEITLGIIPGFGGTQRLARLIGPNMAREMVFTGKMIQADEAKELGIVNKVCSEVSLMEEVKKTAQKIASMGRVSLREAKQALNRGLSVDLPTGCLIENDAFAICVTSEDFKEGTDAFIEKRKPSFKGKLNRQ, encoded by the coding sequence ATGGCGTATCAGAACATTATTTTTGAAATGGACGGGGATGTGGCGTTCATCACCTTTAACCGGCCCAAGGCCCTCAACGCCTTGAACAGCGCGCTTCTGGGCGAATTTTCACAGGCCCTCGATGAGATAAGCGAAAACGAAAAGGCCCGGGCGCTGGTTTTGACGGGCTCCGGGGACAAGGCCTTTGTGGCCGGGGCCGACATCAAGGAGATCAACACCCTGGACCCCTTGAGCGCCAAGCTTTTCGCCAAAAAGGGCCAGGACATCATCGCCCGGCTGGGGGAGTCGCCCATTCCCGTCATCGCGGCGGTCAACGGCTTCGCCCTGGGGGGCGGCACGGAGATCGCCCTTGGGTGCGATTTCATTTACGCCTCTCAAAAGGCGGTGTTCGGCCTTCCGGAAATCACCCTGGGCATTATCCCGGGATTCGGCGGCACCCAGCGGCTGGCCAGGCTCATCGGCCCCAATATGGCCCGGGAGATGGTTTTCACCGGAAAGATGATTCAGGCGGACGAGGCCAAAGAGCTGGGCATTGTCAACAAGGTGTGCTCCGAGGTGTCATTGATGGAGGAGGTGAAAAAAACCGCCCAAAAGATCGCCTCCATGGGCCGGGTGTCCCTCCGGGAGGCCAAGCAGGCCCTCAACCGGGGCCTGAGCGTGGATCTGCCCACCGGCTGTCTCATTGAAAATGACGCCTTCGCCATCTGCGTGACCAGCGAGGATTTCAAAGAAGGCACGGACGCGTTTATTGAAAAGCGGAAACCTTCTTTTAAGGGAAAACTCAACCGGCAATAA